One region of Chryseobacterium sp. C-71 genomic DNA includes:
- a CDS encoding low molecular weight protein-tyrosine-phosphatase, with protein sequence MKILMVCLGNICRSPLAEGILRSKLPDNFFVDSVGTISMHEGETPDKRAVKTAANHGIDISRQKSRPLLISDLDKFDKIYCMDLKNLEDVIFMTKNEEQRQKVHLFLEEAGNHQNSEVPDPYWGDINDFENVFQLLDNACNKISHQLQQQVITNKI encoded by the coding sequence ATGAAAATACTGATGGTTTGTTTAGGAAATATCTGCAGAAGTCCGCTTGCTGAAGGAATTTTAAGATCTAAACTTCCTGACAATTTTTTTGTTGATTCTGTAGGTACAATTTCAATGCATGAAGGAGAAACACCTGACAAAAGAGCCGTGAAAACCGCGGCCAATCACGGCATTGATATTTCAAGACAAAAATCCAGACCACTTCTTATATCAGATTTAGATAAATTTGATAAAATCTATTGTATGGATTTGAAGAATCTTGAAGATGTGATTTTTATGACTAAAAATGAAGAGCAACGTCAGAAAGTTCATCTGTTTTTAGAAGAAGCTGGAAATCATCAAAACTCAGAAGTTCCTGATCCTTACTGGGGCGACATCAATGATTTTGAAAATGTTTTTCAGTTATTGGATAATGCATGCAATAAAATTTCACATCAATTACAGCAACAGGTTATCACTAATAAGATATAG
- a CDS encoding SAM-dependent methyltransferase gives MLFLIPAYLSENTPITHFSPVIKDYIMQTDFFFVENEKTARKVIKFFAPEKKQADLKLFLLDKYTENSDIKEAQDRMLNGQDFGLLSEAGLPCIADPGNLIVKWCHEKKIRVIPISGPSSIILALISSGFNGQEFTFNGYLPIEKGEKKKRIQYLESELQKTGYTQIFMETPYRNNALFDDLCKFLSPNTKLCIAANINDSEHEFIKTLSIKDWQKQKPELHKIPAVFVLGK, from the coding sequence ATGCTTTTCTTAATTCCTGCCTATCTTTCAGAAAATACCCCAATCACTCATTTTTCACCAGTGATTAAAGATTATATCATGCAGACCGACTTTTTCTTTGTTGAAAATGAAAAAACTGCAAGAAAAGTGATCAAGTTTTTCGCTCCAGAGAAAAAGCAAGCAGATTTAAAGTTATTTCTTTTAGATAAATACACAGAAAATTCTGACATTAAAGAAGCTCAGGACAGAATGCTCAACGGTCAGGATTTCGGATTATTATCAGAAGCCGGACTTCCTTGTATCGCAGACCCTGGAAATCTGATTGTAAAATGGTGTCATGAGAAAAAAATCAGAGTGATTCCTATTTCTGGGCCTTCATCGATTATTTTAGCTTTAATTTCAAGCGGTTTTAACGGTCAGGAATTTACCTTTAACGGTTATCTTCCGATAGAAAAAGGCGAAAAGAAAAAGAGAATCCAATATCTGGAAAGTGAACTTCAAAAAACGGGTTATACCCAGATTTTCATGGAAACGCCTTACAGAAATAATGCGCTCTTCGATGATTTGTGTAAATTTCTTTCACCCAATACAAAGCTTTGCATTGCTGCAAACATTAATGATTCGGAGCATGAATTCATAAAAACTTTAAGCATTAAGGACTGGCAGAAACAAAAACCTGAATTACATAAAATTCCTGCGGTGTTCGTTTTAGGAAAATAA
- a CDS encoding DUF4349 domain-containing protein, whose protein sequence is MKKIILPLFCLILFNCNKSENQHEVKADLVEIIEDDKATGASMNMMIPPPPPKEEVPISSVSAKAVNTTPNVSAPQNNSIAKKIIKNGDLEIQVGDIKKAHQQVNEIVKNNNAYIQTERFNNTDIAEKQFFTIRVPHKNFDALINSFSNGVGSVLSKNIASDDVTEEYTDVSIKLDNKKIYLEKYRDMLRSAKTTKDMLEIQENIRELEDEIDVSEGRLRFIDDRVNYSTLELMLYKEKVRSSATSKIGFGSRFGDSITEGWNSFIAFFLGIISFWPFLLLIPIIIFVWKKWRKNRVKK, encoded by the coding sequence ATGAAAAAGATAATTTTACCATTATTTTGTTTGATCCTTTTTAATTGTAACAAATCTGAAAATCAACATGAAGTAAAAGCAGATTTAGTTGAGATCATCGAAGACGACAAAGCAACAGGTGCGTCAATGAATATGATGATTCCGCCTCCGCCACCAAAAGAAGAAGTTCCGATAAGTTCAGTTTCCGCAAAGGCCGTAAACACAACACCAAATGTCTCAGCACCACAAAATAATAGTATTGCCAAGAAAATTATCAAAAATGGTGATCTTGAAATTCAGGTTGGGGATATAAAAAAAGCTCATCAACAGGTAAATGAAATTGTAAAAAACAATAACGCATACATCCAAACTGAACGTTTTAATAATACTGATATTGCTGAAAAACAGTTTTTCACAATCCGTGTTCCGCATAAAAATTTTGATGCTTTAATCAATTCTTTTTCTAATGGCGTTGGTTCTGTATTATCCAAAAATATTGCTTCTGATGACGTGACAGAAGAGTACACAGATGTTTCCATCAAGTTAGATAACAAGAAGATTTATCTGGAAAAATACCGTGATATGTTGCGAAGTGCAAAAACCACAAAAGACATGTTGGAAATTCAGGAAAATATTCGGGAACTGGAAGATGAGATTGATGTTTCGGAAGGACGACTTCGTTTTATCGACGACCGAGTCAACTACAGTACCTTGGAATTAATGCTGTATAAAGAAAAAGTAAGAAGTTCAGCAACATCAAAAATAGGTTTTGGAAGCCGTTTTGGAGATTCTATTACAGAAGGCTGGAATAGTTTCATAGCTTTCTTTTTAGGAATTATTTCTTTTTGGCCTTTCTTATTACTGATTCCAATAATCATTTTCGTTTGGAAAAAGTGGAGGAAAAACAGAGTTAAAAAATAA
- a CDS encoding DUF2891 domain-containing protein, with product MKKSLLVFIFSPFLIFAQESPKLTDEMAIKLSEKPLHCINQEYPNKTAHIINTANEVHLTPKDLHPSFYGCFDWHSSVHGHWMLVRLLKTKPNLSVAKDIENILDNSFKKENLQVEADYFTKYQLTTTFERTYGWAWLLKLDEELMSWNHPKAKIWHENLKPLTDKILASWKTYLPKQTYPNRTGVHPNTAFAMVFALDWARAAKDKDFENQLTEKAKYFYLNNTKTPAYLEPDGSDFFSPSLEIADLMRRILPQKEFVKWLDNFYEKRSLENIEKIPVVSDLSDYQTVHLVGLSFTKAWCMKGIAKTLPDNHPLKKQFQKTATIFLNNGLPLLFQGNYGGDHWLASFAVYALED from the coding sequence ATGAAAAAAAGTCTTTTAGTATTTATCTTCTCTCCATTTTTAATTTTTGCTCAGGAATCTCCGAAATTAACGGATGAAATGGCTATAAAGCTCTCTGAAAAGCCATTGCACTGTATTAATCAGGAATATCCTAATAAAACAGCACACATTATCAATACTGCAAATGAAGTTCATCTAACACCAAAAGATCTTCATCCAAGCTTTTATGGATGTTTCGATTGGCATTCTTCTGTTCATGGACATTGGATGCTGGTTCGTTTGTTAAAGACCAAACCCAATTTATCCGTTGCTAAAGACATTGAAAATATTTTAGATAATTCATTTAAGAAGGAAAATCTTCAAGTGGAAGCAGATTATTTTACAAAATATCAGCTGACGACAACTTTCGAGCGAACGTATGGTTGGGCTTGGCTTCTCAAGTTAGACGAAGAACTCATGAGCTGGAATCATCCGAAAGCAAAGATCTGGCATGAGAATTTAAAACCTCTTACTGACAAAATTCTTGCTTCATGGAAAACGTATTTGCCTAAACAAACTTATCCAAACAGAACTGGAGTTCATCCTAACACAGCATTTGCAATGGTTTTTGCGTTGGACTGGGCAAGAGCTGCTAAGGATAAAGATTTTGAAAACCAATTGACTGAAAAAGCAAAATATTTCTATTTAAATAATACAAAAACTCCAGCATATCTTGAACCTGATGGTTCAGATTTTTTCTCGCCAAGCCTTGAAATTGCCGACTTAATGCGTAGAATTCTTCCCCAAAAAGAATTTGTAAAATGGCTGGATAACTTCTATGAAAAAAGAAGTTTGGAAAATATTGAGAAGATTCCTGTTGTGAGTGATCTGAGCGATTATCAAACTGTTCATCTTGTGGGCTTATCTTTCACAAAAGCATGGTGTATGAAAGGAATTGCTAAGACACTTCCTGATAATCATCCATTGAAAAAACAATTTCAGAAAACAGCAACCATCTTTTTGAACAATGGACTTCCATTATTATTCCAAGGAAATTATGGAGGAGATCATTGGTTGGCAAGTTTTGCAGTGTATGCTTTGGAAGATTAA
- a CDS encoding DUF962 domain-containing protein: MRKIDLLFAEYAESHRNSTNKLIHWICVPLIFWTILGFISLIPSPHFCAPYFGCISLVSLIVVILVTLFYLRLSLLIGFIMIFAMLLMEHLAYAFNIHFGNKSWMIFLAVFVITWILQFVGHKIEGKKPSFLKDLQFLLIGPIWLLSFVLKKLGIRY, translated from the coding sequence ATGAGAAAGATCGATTTACTTTTCGCAGAATATGCCGAAAGCCACAGAAATTCCACCAACAAGCTGATTCACTGGATCTGTGTTCCGCTTATCTTTTGGACGATTTTAGGATTTATTTCTTTGATTCCTTCCCCACATTTTTGTGCGCCTTACTTTGGATGTATCAGTCTGGTTAGTTTGATTGTTGTTATTTTGGTGACTTTATTTTATCTCAGACTTTCTCTTCTAATTGGTTTTATTATGATTTTTGCAATGCTTTTGATGGAGCATTTGGCATATGCTTTCAATATTCATTTTGGAAACAAATCGTGGATGATTTTTCTCGCAGTTTTTGTAATTACATGGATTTTACAATTTGTTGGACATAAAATTGAGGGTAAGAAGCCGTCATTTTTGAAAGATCTACAGTTTCTTTTGATTGGACCGATTTGGTTGTTGAGTTTTGTCTTGAAGAAGTTGGGGATTAGATATTGA
- a CDS encoding AraC family transcriptional regulator — MSALEKFGVEIFTQHNIFERISADKPFRPDNPAFIFIKSGSIKLRQHFSDLELSANMFMVTDPQTVYELISVSDDFQSRMVSYKREFISALSLKFNRLITYRYFRQQMNVGVPFHQDDMDLVWKSVNFLKYILDSQTEMTYKKEMVEHLFSVFCYQMAGIISSEDSNSMNQMSRQEEIVFIFLNDLASHHHNDRTVEFYAERQSITTRHLSSVVKAITGKSASQIIALIVINEAKVLLNSSKKPVSEISTILGFSDQYSFSHFFKKHLEVSPSQYRNQFEG, encoded by the coding sequence ATGTCCGCTTTAGAAAAATTCGGGGTTGAGATTTTTACGCAACATAATATCTTTGAAAGAATCTCCGCCGACAAACCTTTCCGTCCAGATAATCCTGCTTTTATCTTCATCAAAAGCGGTTCTATCAAACTGCGACAACATTTCAGCGACCTCGAATTGTCTGCGAATATGTTTATGGTGACTGACCCGCAGACGGTTTACGAATTGATTTCCGTGAGCGACGATTTTCAGTCGAGGATGGTTTCTTACAAACGCGAATTTATTTCCGCTTTGTCTTTGAAATTCAACAGGTTGATAACGTACCGCTATTTCCGTCAGCAGATGAATGTGGGCGTTCCTTTTCATCAGGATGATATGGATTTGGTTTGGAAAAGTGTTAATTTTTTGAAATATATTCTCGATTCTCAGACAGAAATGACGTATAAAAAGGAAATGGTGGAGCATCTTTTCTCGGTTTTCTGTTACCAAATGGCTGGAATTATATCCAGCGAGGACAGTAACTCGATGAATCAAATGTCGAGACAGGAAGAGATTGTTTTCATTTTTCTCAATGATTTGGCTTCTCATCATCATAATGACAGAACGGTGGAATTCTACGCCGAGAGACAGTCGATTACAACCAGACATCTTTCATCGGTTGTAAAAGCGATTACGGGAAAGTCGGCGAGTCAGATTATTGCTTTAATTGTAATCAATGAGGCAAAAGTTTTATTAAATTCTTCTAAAAAGCCTGTTTCAGAGATTTCTACAATCCTTGGATTCAGCGACCAATATTCATTTTCTCACTTTTTTAAGAAACATTTGGAGGTAAGTCCTTCTCAATACCGAAATCAGTTCGAAGGTTAA
- a CDS encoding TolC family protein, whose translation MTKNIKTALSLVVTIFPALFFSQEIKQMTANEVAELALQNHYQLKVSSQNINIAKQQTDITKLQKLPTITASTTQFYLGNVVAIDKDFSNSTTIEMPHYGSTYGVQATQLIFKGGLVNKSIELAGLREQLSELDLEKNKQDVKFLVISNYLDVYKIINQQSVFENNKKLAQQRLKNINDFYKQGMLTRNEVIRAELAIKNLDQGILTLANNRKILNYNLNIALGLPADTEIIPVENLGNKESGIGMDYYLNLAHDSNPQLKSAQTNIGIAAKNIEIIKTDRMPTLSGFGGYSLQRPITNRNPVLDMYASGWQGGISLSYNIDNLYKTKEKVKLGELQKTQANDALTLTQQNIDMNVNASYVKYQEAIQQADILNDAKRLAEENYKITEAKYLNQLAVQAEMIDAQNQKLQSELDFANAEINVLYQYYNLLKSTGTL comes from the coding sequence ATGACAAAGAACATAAAAACAGCACTATCGCTTGTAGTGACTATCTTTCCTGCGCTGTTTTTTTCACAAGAAATAAAACAGATGACAGCGAATGAAGTCGCCGAACTGGCACTTCAGAATCACTACCAGTTAAAAGTTTCTTCACAGAATATCAATATTGCTAAACAACAAACTGATATTACCAAACTTCAAAAACTTCCTACGATAACGGCTTCTACGACTCAATTTTATTTGGGAAACGTAGTGGCAATTGACAAAGATTTTTCCAATTCTACAACCATTGAGATGCCTCATTACGGAAGTACTTATGGCGTGCAGGCTACTCAACTTATTTTTAAAGGTGGATTGGTTAATAAATCTATCGAATTGGCGGGCCTTCGTGAACAGCTTTCTGAACTGGATTTAGAAAAGAATAAACAGGATGTGAAATTTTTGGTCATCTCTAATTATTTGGATGTTTATAAGATTATTAATCAACAATCAGTTTTTGAAAACAATAAAAAATTGGCTCAACAACGATTGAAGAACATCAACGATTTTTACAAACAGGGAATGCTGACGAGAAATGAAGTCATCCGTGCTGAATTAGCGATTAAAAATTTAGATCAGGGAATTCTAACGTTAGCTAACAACAGGAAAATCCTTAATTACAATTTAAATATTGCTTTGGGATTGCCTGCGGATACAGAAATTATTCCTGTTGAAAATTTAGGCAATAAAGAATCAGGAATTGGGATGGATTATTATTTAAATCTCGCTCATGACAGCAATCCGCAATTGAAATCTGCACAAACCAACATTGGTATTGCCGCTAAAAATATTGAGATTATTAAAACCGACAGAATGCCGACGCTTTCAGGTTTCGGTGGGTACAGTTTACAAAGACCTATTACCAATAGAAATCCTGTTTTGGATATGTACGCAAGCGGTTGGCAAGGTGGAATTTCTTTAAGCTACAACATTGATAATTTATATAAAACCAAAGAAAAAGTAAAGTTGGGCGAACTGCAGAAAACGCAGGCTAATGACGCTTTGACTTTGACACAGCAGAATATTGATATGAATGTGAATGCTTCTTACGTGAAATATCAGGAAGCAATTCAACAAGCAGATATTTTAAATGATGCGAAAAGATTAGCCGAAGAAAATTATAAAATCACCGAAGCAAAATACCTGAATCAATTGGCTGTGCAGGCTGAAATGATTGATGCGCAAAATCAGAAACTTCAATCTGAACTGGACTTTGCGAATGCGGAAATCAATGTGCTATATCAATATTACAATTTATTGAAATCTACTGGGACGCTGTAA
- a CDS encoding HlyD family secretion protein, with protein MENKEQNTQDTQPQPAVKPVISSAEAKKKQNRKNKIRAIISNIIVFALIGFGLFWLIRQYFHIGDKTYTEAAQVEEFINPINTRVSAYIKEIKFIEHQQVKKGDTLAILDDREIITQLGQAEAAYQNALAQRSATGSSINTVSNNVSVMESNIAGAKARLWNAEQNLGRYKNLLAAEAVTRQQFDQAKTEYDAQKAAYETLVNQKKSANLSTTEVKSKLGINDAEIKRTKAALDMAKINLSYTVITAPYDGVMGRRTISEGQLIQPGQQVATIVLNNQKWVTANFLESQMPNIKIGEKLMMTADALGGKQFEGVVTAVSAATGSRYSSVPTDNSTGNFIKVQQRIPVRIEFTDSNKKEDVAKLSAGMNMNVSIKEPSEK; from the coding sequence ATGGAAAATAAGGAACAAAATACTCAAGATACACAACCGCAACCAGCAGTAAAACCTGTGATTTCAAGTGCTGAAGCTAAGAAAAAACAAAACAGAAAGAATAAAATCAGAGCCATCATTTCAAACATCATCGTTTTTGCATTGATTGGTTTCGGATTATTCTGGCTGATTCGTCAATACTTTCACATCGGCGACAAAACCTATACGGAAGCAGCTCAGGTGGAAGAATTCATCAATCCAATCAACACCAGAGTTTCGGCTTACATTAAAGAAATAAAATTCATCGAACACCAACAAGTGAAGAAAGGGGATACATTAGCCATTTTGGATGACCGTGAAATCATTACCCAATTAGGGCAAGCGGAAGCAGCGTATCAAAATGCTTTGGCTCAGCGTTCGGCTACAGGTTCTTCAATAAATACAGTTTCCAACAACGTCAGTGTGATGGAATCTAACATCGCCGGAGCAAAAGCAAGATTATGGAATGCCGAACAGAATTTAGGCAGATACAAAAACCTTTTGGCAGCAGAAGCAGTTACGAGACAGCAGTTTGACCAAGCCAAAACTGAATATGATGCGCAGAAAGCAGCCTACGAAACTTTGGTCAATCAGAAGAAATCTGCCAACCTTTCGACAACCGAAGTGAAAAGCAAATTAGGAATTAACGATGCTGAAATCAAAAGAACAAAAGCCGCTTTGGATATGGCTAAAATCAATCTTTCGTACACCGTAATTACAGCGCCTTACGACGGTGTGATGGGAAGAAGAACGATTTCTGAAGGACAGTTAATTCAGCCCGGACAACAAGTTGCGACCATCGTTTTAAACAATCAAAAATGGGTCACAGCCAACTTCTTGGAAAGTCAAATGCCGAATATTAAAATTGGTGAAAAGTTAATGATGACAGCCGATGCTTTAGGTGGAAAACAGTTTGAAGGTGTGGTAACCGCCGTTTCTGCAGCAACAGGTTCAAGATATTCTAGTGTTCCAACAGATAACTCAACTGGTAACTTCATCAAAGTGCAACAGAGAATTCCCGTAAGAATCGAGTTCACAGATTCCAACAAAAAAGAAGATGTGGCAAAACTGAGTGCGGGGATGAATATGAATGTTTCTATTAAAGAGCCAAGTGAAAAGTAA
- a CDS encoding MFS transporter: protein MYNKGLFSDWVPKPVQLLMMVLLLIVVMPLGGVYTGNISFIVGGTGVMQEYFLWANYATTIGMGACMPVVLRMKMRFKVRDKLVMLLVLLGALSYINATTFEPMVIVMTSLVIGFLKMMITIELFLPLMAMLGGRGIFYGVFYTFVLILNQVSAYYAVEVSIQYNFQQFFILAAVLCFVLALLCWVLMHDKYFALKVPLHYIDWLSIILFVSTFMFSAYVFSFGKQQDWLNSKNIINASIAAFVSFALLAIRQMTLKRPYISFHIFTKSNVLNGLFMLLLLGMFLGTTSIQNIYSVGVLGYDQLTNANLNLMMIPGLLLAGIIAVFWFKKERPLKMFIFSGFSAMTAYAIIMYFSMVLEFNYESWYLPMFLKGYGMCSLFISVWYYTLDKLELNEMLAAIGLVLVWRTFLAVGFFSALFSWFQYQFQIVSLGDLAVYMDGMTITPQTVATNMKTIQLNAIISANKKIFGYIIVAGFGVMLYVITHHFGKRTEYLRVIRILNGKSVIARRRERERKKLEEDIKGAAGPAL from the coding sequence ATGTACAACAAAGGTCTTTTCAGCGATTGGGTTCCGAAACCCGTACAGCTTCTGATGATGGTTTTACTGCTTATCGTGGTCATGCCGTTGGGAGGTGTCTACACCGGAAACATCAGTTTTATCGTGGGCGGAACCGGCGTGATGCAGGAATATTTCCTATGGGCAAACTATGCCACCACCATTGGGATGGGAGCATGTATGCCTGTGGTTTTAAGAATGAAAATGCGTTTCAAAGTCCGTGATAAATTGGTGATGTTATTGGTGCTTCTCGGTGCATTAAGTTATATCAACGCAACCACTTTCGAACCGATGGTTATTGTAATGACCTCTCTGGTTATCGGATTTTTAAAAATGATGATTACCATCGAATTATTCCTTCCGTTAATGGCAATGCTGGGCGGACGTGGAATTTTTTACGGCGTTTTCTACACATTTGTTTTGATATTAAATCAGGTATCAGCGTATTATGCCGTGGAAGTTTCAATACAATATAACTTTCAGCAGTTCTTTATTTTGGCTGCGGTGTTGTGTTTCGTTCTGGCATTGTTGTGTTGGGTATTGATGCACGATAAATATTTTGCTTTAAAAGTTCCGTTGCACTACATCGATTGGCTCAGCATTATTCTTTTTGTATCAACGTTTATGTTTTCCGCATATGTATTTTCGTTTGGGAAACAGCAGGATTGGCTAAATTCAAAAAATATTATCAACGCAAGTATCGCAGCATTTGTGAGTTTTGCCTTATTGGCCATCCGTCAGATGACTTTAAAAAGACCTTATATTTCCTTTCATATTTTCACAAAAAGTAATGTGCTGAACGGACTGTTTATGCTGTTGTTGCTCGGAATGTTTTTAGGAACAACGTCGATTCAAAACATCTATTCAGTCGGAGTTTTGGGCTACGACCAACTAACCAATGCCAATCTCAATCTAATGATGATCCCCGGATTACTTTTAGCCGGAATCATCGCTGTATTCTGGTTTAAAAAAGAAAGACCGCTTAAAATGTTCATCTTTTCGGGCTTCTCAGCAATGACGGCTTATGCAATCATTATGTATTTTTCGATGGTACTCGAATTCAACTACGAAAGCTGGTACCTGCCGATGTTTCTGAAAGGCTACGGAATGTGTTCACTCTTCATTTCGGTTTGGTATTATACTTTAGACAAACTCGAACTCAACGAAATGCTGGCGGCCATAGGATTGGTTTTGGTATGGCGAACCTTCCTTGCGGTAGGATTTTTCTCAGCATTGTTTTCTTGGTTTCAATATCAGTTTCAAATCGTCAGTTTAGGAGATTTGGCAGTCTATATGGACGGGATGACCATCACGCCACAAACCGTTGCTACCAATATGAAAACCATTCAGCTCAATGCCATCATTTCCGCTAATAAAAAAATATTCGGCTACATCATTGTCGCCGGTTTCGGAGTAATGCTTTACGTGATTACCCATCATTTCGGAAAACGTACAGAATATTTAAGAGTCATAAGAATCCTCAACGGAAAATCGGTCATCGCCAGAAGAAGAGAGCGAGAAAGAAAAAAATTAGAAGAAGACATCAAAGGCGCAGCTGGTCCTGCTTTATAA
- a CDS encoding sigma 54-interacting transcriptional regulator has protein sequence MKNDTTFKELKQSGYTDKTINQEIQANLIAKIKAKEPVFEGLWGYEDSVVPQLKKAILAGHHINLLGLRGQAKTRIARSMVNLLDEYMPIVKGSEINDSPFQPISKFARDLIAELGDETPISWVHRSNRFFEKLATPDVNVADLIGDIDPIKAATLKLPYSDERVLHYGMIPRANRSIFVLNELPDLQARIQVSLFNILQEGDIQIRGFQLRMPLDIQFVFTANPEDYTNRGSIVTPLKDRIGSQIFTHYPKTIELAKHITEQEAQVSAEDRAQIQIPDLAKNLLEEVAFAARDSEYVDAKSGVSARLTISAMENLVAAAKLRLIETDASKTIVRLLDFMSIIPSITGKIELVYEGEQEGADYVAKILIDKAVMIQFESIFPRISKLEKEGIKTPYTDLIKWFNKNHLELNYTDTDEEFYSKLNSIAPLTTVIEENASELSTEDKNFCKELVLWALTISKKLDKSENSNAYTFDSADIGQYLRN, from the coding sequence ATGAAAAACGATACAACATTTAAAGAATTAAAACAATCAGGATATACAGACAAAACCATTAATCAGGAAATTCAGGCGAATTTGATTGCGAAAATTAAAGCGAAAGAACCTGTATTTGAAGGACTTTGGGGTTATGAAGATTCTGTGGTTCCGCAATTGAAAAAGGCAATTTTAGCGGGACATCACATCAATTTATTAGGGTTGCGCGGACAGGCAAAAACCCGAATCGCAAGAAGCATGGTCAATCTTTTGGACGAATACATGCCGATTGTAAAAGGTTCGGAAATCAATGACAGTCCGTTTCAGCCGATTTCAAAATTTGCGAGAGATCTTATCGCAGAATTGGGTGATGAAACTCCGATTTCGTGGGTTCACCGTTCGAACCGTTTCTTTGAAAAACTGGCAACTCCGGATGTGAATGTTGCCGATTTGATAGGTGACATCGATCCGATAAAAGCAGCAACTTTGAAACTTCCTTACTCGGACGAACGTGTTTTGCATTATGGAATGATCCCAAGAGCGAACCGATCGATTTTTGTGTTGAATGAATTACCCGATTTGCAGGCGAGAATTCAGGTTTCTCTGTTTAATATTTTGCAGGAAGGCGATATTCAGATTCGTGGATTTCAGTTGAGAATGCCTTTGGATATTCAGTTTGTGTTTACCGCAAACCCAGAGGATTACACCAACCGTGGAAGTATTGTTACGCCTTTGAAAGACAGAATCGGGTCGCAGATTTTCACGCATTATCCTAAAACAATTGAATTGGCAAAGCATATTACCGAACAGGAAGCGCAGGTTTCTGCAGAAGATAGAGCGCAGATTCAAATTCCTGATTTAGCGAAAAATCTTTTGGAAGAAGTCGCTTTCGCAGCTCGTGACAGCGAATATGTAGATGCGAAAAGTGGGGTAAGTGCAAGATTAACGATCAGTGCAATGGAAAATTTGGTCGCAGCGGCTAAACTTCGTTTAATAGAAACAGATGCCTCAAAAACCATTGTTCGTTTATTGGATTTTATGTCGATTATTCCGTCAATAACCGGGAAAATTGAATTGGTGTACGAAGGTGAGCAAGAAGGCGCAGATTATGTCGCAAAAATATTAATCGACAAAGCAGTAATGATTCAGTTTGAAAGCATTTTCCCAAGAATTTCTAAACTTGAAAAAGAAGGCATCAAAACTCCATACACTGATTTGATTAAATGGTTTAATAAAAATCATTTGGAACTTAATTATACTGATACTGACGAGGAATTCTACAGCAAGCTCAACAGCATTGCTCCATTGACAACCGTAATTGAAGAAAACGCTTCAGAATTGAGCACAGAAGACAAAAACTTCTGCAAAGAATTGGTTTTATGGGCATTGACCATCAGCAAGAAATTAGATAAATCTGAAAATTCTAATGCTTATACTTTTGATTCTGCAGATATCGGGCAATATTTGAGGAATTAG